From one Streptomyces sp. SCSIO 30461 genomic stretch:
- the mrdA gene encoding penicillin-binding protein 2 yields the protein MTNIPETGRTPRVQIRLIVIQVLVFSLFATLGGRLWYIQIRNGDEYAREASGNGVQQVVQPAVRGSILDARGVPLADNETRLVVSASRTELLKMKDDGKDVLARLAGVLGMKPKDVMDKVRLCDSETPQPCWNGSPYQPIPVTDEATTQQALQIRERAEDFPGITAEPTAVRRYPAPGKSNTAQVLGYLSPVTDEELEKAKDTDSPYLRSDQVGRSGLERTYDKELRGKAGVTRYEVDNLGRVMGEAKADKAEPGANVVTSLDARVQAVAEWELDNAMKEARKVFDDNTGENYKADSGAVVVMESKTGRIVAMASLPTYDPNAWVGGISAKDYARLTGKKSNFPLLNRAIQGQAAPGSIFKVIPTAAAVNAGYDFNGRYPCPSSYSVGNQVFTNFESQGHGSITLGQALEVSCDTVYYALAHQQWKKDGGIKPKKNPADWFYKTAHQFGLGAETGIDLPNEVTGRVPDRGWKQRFWEANKDYWCKIGKKGGTYIQQLSYENCLEGNLMRAGDSVNYSIGQGDTLVTPIQMATIYAAISNGGTLYNPTVGKAVVSADGKQVREIKPASHGKLPMNAKTRDLIEEALAGVATRGTAAWRFGGWPQDKIPMHAKTGTAEVHGKQTTSWFATYTKEYSIVMTIAQGGTGSGASGPAVRNIYNALYGLDMEGNQDLKKALLPQPQKALPEIQPDGSIDAPTIKPYAPQAPKPDDPVLAGPPATGRRD from the coding sequence GTGACCAACATTCCCGAGACCGGGCGGACGCCCCGGGTGCAGATCCGCCTGATCGTCATCCAGGTCCTCGTCTTCTCACTCTTCGCCACCCTGGGCGGGCGGCTCTGGTACATCCAGATCCGCAACGGCGACGAGTACGCCAGGGAGGCGTCCGGCAACGGCGTCCAGCAGGTCGTCCAGCCCGCCGTCCGCGGCTCGATCCTCGACGCCCGCGGTGTGCCGCTGGCCGACAACGAGACCCGGCTCGTGGTCTCCGCTTCGCGCACCGAACTGCTGAAGATGAAGGACGACGGCAAGGACGTGCTCGCCCGGCTCGCCGGGGTCCTCGGCATGAAGCCGAAGGACGTCATGGACAAGGTGCGGCTCTGCGACTCAGAGACGCCGCAGCCCTGCTGGAACGGTTCCCCGTACCAGCCCATCCCGGTCACCGACGAGGCCACCACCCAGCAGGCCCTCCAGATCCGCGAACGCGCCGAGGACTTCCCCGGCATCACCGCCGAGCCCACCGCCGTACGCCGCTACCCGGCCCCCGGCAAGTCGAATACCGCCCAGGTGCTGGGCTATCTCTCACCCGTCACCGACGAGGAGCTGGAGAAGGCGAAGGACACCGACTCGCCCTACCTCCGCTCCGACCAGGTCGGCCGCTCGGGCCTTGAGCGCACCTACGACAAGGAGCTGCGCGGAAAGGCCGGTGTCACCCGCTACGAGGTCGACAACCTCGGCCGCGTCATGGGCGAGGCCAAGGCGGACAAGGCCGAGCCCGGTGCCAACGTCGTCACCTCCCTCGACGCACGCGTCCAGGCGGTCGCCGAATGGGAACTGGACAACGCGATGAAGGAAGCGCGCAAGGTCTTCGACGACAACACCGGGGAGAACTACAAGGCCGACTCCGGCGCCGTCGTCGTCATGGAGTCCAAGACCGGCCGGATCGTGGCGATGGCCTCGCTGCCCACCTACGACCCCAACGCCTGGGTCGGCGGGATCTCCGCCAAGGACTACGCCCGGCTCACCGGGAAGAAGTCCAACTTCCCGCTGCTCAACCGGGCCATCCAGGGCCAGGCCGCGCCGGGCTCGATCTTCAAGGTCATCCCCACCGCCGCCGCGGTCAATGCCGGCTACGACTTCAACGGCCGCTACCCCTGCCCCAGCTCGTACTCCGTCGGCAACCAGGTCTTCACCAACTTCGAGTCCCAGGGCCACGGCAGCATCACCCTCGGCCAGGCCCTGGAGGTCTCCTGCGACACCGTCTACTACGCACTCGCCCACCAGCAGTGGAAGAAGGACGGCGGCATCAAGCCGAAGAAGAACCCCGCCGACTGGTTCTACAAGACCGCCCACCAGTTCGGCCTCGGCGCCGAGACAGGGATCGACCTGCCCAACGAGGTCACCGGGCGCGTACCGGACCGCGGCTGGAAGCAGCGGTTCTGGGAGGCCAACAAGGACTACTGGTGCAAGATCGGCAAGAAGGGCGGCACGTACATCCAGCAGCTGTCCTACGAGAACTGCCTCGAAGGCAATCTCATGCGCGCCGGTGACTCCGTCAACTACTCCATCGGGCAGGGCGATACCCTCGTCACCCCCATCCAGATGGCCACCATCTACGCGGCCATCTCCAACGGCGGCACGCTCTACAACCCGACCGTCGGCAAGGCGGTCGTCAGCGCGGACGGCAAGCAGGTCCGGGAGATCAAGCCGGCCTCCCACGGCAAGCTGCCGATGAACGCCAAGACCCGCGACTTGATAGAGGAAGCCCTCGCGGGAGTCGCCACCCGCGGTACTGCCGCCTGGCGATTCGGCGGCTGGCCCCAGGACAAGATCCCGATGCACGCCAAGACCGGTACGGCCGAGGTCCACGGCAAACAGACGACCTCGTGGTTCGCCACGTACACCAAGGAGTACTCGATCGTCATGACGATCGCCCAGGGTGGTACGGGTTCCGGGGCCTCAGGGCCCGCCGTGCGCAACATCTACAACGCCCTCTACGGACTCGACATGGAAGGCAACCAGGACCTGAAGAAGGCCCTGCTGCCCCAGCCGCAGAAGGCGCTGCCCGAGATCCAGCCCGACGGTTCCATCGACGCGCCCACCATCAAGCCCTACGCCCCGCAGGCGCCGAAGCCGGACGACCCGGTGCTCGCGGGCCCGCCGGCCACGGGGCGGAGGGACTGA
- the mreD gene encoding rod shape-determining protein MreD, with protein sequence MKRFNRMLLATPLVIVALVIQVTVLARLQLPGAVPDLILLVVLALALVYGHTSGALIGFGAGLLTDLAPPADHAVGRYALVLCLIGYCAGLFKPDNGRLNSATGPMAVVVGAAVGSTLLYAGVGALVGDTAARHVGLGSLLFTAALYDLLLAPFTVPVIMALARRAENDPLAESPSGGGDVSGGWTSFGTGLRIGGQRGGSLRVKAAKSRASRAGRIKGIKRL encoded by the coding sequence ATGAAGCGCTTCAACCGGATGCTGCTCGCCACCCCCCTCGTCATCGTCGCCCTGGTCATCCAGGTCACCGTGCTGGCGAGGCTCCAGCTCCCCGGAGCCGTCCCCGACCTGATACTGCTGGTCGTCCTCGCCCTGGCCCTCGTGTACGGGCACACCAGTGGCGCGCTCATCGGCTTCGGGGCGGGCCTGCTGACCGACCTCGCCCCGCCAGCAGACCACGCCGTCGGGCGCTATGCGCTGGTGCTGTGTCTCATCGGCTACTGCGCCGGTCTGTTCAAGCCGGACAACGGCAGGCTCAACTCGGCCACCGGGCCGATGGCCGTGGTCGTCGGCGCCGCGGTCGGCTCGACCTTGCTCTACGCGGGCGTGGGCGCCCTCGTGGGTGACACCGCCGCACGTCATGTCGGGCTCGGCTCACTGCTGTTCACCGCGGCCCTCTACGACCTGCTGCTGGCGCCGTTCACCGTACCGGTGATCATGGCCTTGGCCAGACGGGCCGAGAACGACCCGCTCGCCGAGAGCCCGTCGGGCGGCGGTGACGTGTCCGGCGGCTGGACCTCGTTCGGCACCGGCCTGCGCATCGGCGGCCAGCGCGGCGGCTCCCTGCGGGTGAAGGCGGCCAAGTCCAGAGCCTCCCGGGCCGGCCGTATCAAGGGCATCAAGCGACTGTGA
- the mreC gene encoding rod shape-determining protein MreC, with the protein MRDTKESRLLLVLLIAIAFALITVDIRGGQESPVDGARKAAAAVFGPVENGVAAAVDPVGNAIGAIRDSGRRHDRIAVLERENAALKTRLGSDIRNQSRVRQLDAMLKTAANGQYGIKGAEVIAIGAAQGFSWTVTLDIGSQDGIVRDMTVLNGDGLVGRVTTVGPHTSTVLLASDPDFTVGTRIERTDELGFATGQGDRPLSVQLLNGKAKVRKGDRLVTFGSQAGRPFVPGVPVGEVVRVDPSGGDLTRNIYVRPYVSFSKLDIVGVVVQAPRTDPRDSVLPPKPKAKPTPTVTVTVTPSAGADGLADADGADAADDGPGTDPAQNTAARRDPAEPGDATASSGPDAGTDDE; encoded by the coding sequence GTGAGGGACACCAAAGAGAGCCGGCTCCTCCTGGTCCTGCTGATCGCCATCGCGTTCGCGCTGATCACGGTGGACATCAGGGGTGGCCAGGAGTCACCGGTGGACGGCGCCCGAAAGGCCGCCGCCGCTGTCTTCGGACCGGTCGAGAACGGCGTGGCGGCGGCCGTCGACCCGGTCGGCAACGCCATAGGGGCGATCCGCGACTCCGGCCGGCGCCACGACCGCATCGCCGTGCTCGAGCGGGAGAACGCCGCCCTCAAGACACGGCTGGGCAGTGACATCCGCAACCAGAGCCGCGTCCGGCAGCTCGACGCCATGCTCAAGACGGCCGCCAACGGCCAGTACGGCATCAAGGGTGCCGAGGTCATCGCCATAGGAGCCGCCCAGGGCTTCTCGTGGACCGTGACCCTCGACATCGGCTCCCAGGACGGGATCGTCCGCGACATGACGGTGCTCAACGGTGACGGGCTGGTCGGCAGGGTCACCACGGTCGGCCCGCACACCTCGACCGTACTGCTGGCCAGCGACCCGGACTTCACCGTCGGCACCAGGATCGAGCGCACCGACGAACTCGGCTTCGCGACCGGCCAGGGCGACCGGCCGCTGTCCGTGCAGCTCCTCAACGGCAAGGCCAAGGTACGCAAGGGCGACCGCCTCGTCACCTTCGGCTCGCAGGCCGGGCGGCCGTTCGTGCCGGGCGTCCCGGTCGGCGAGGTGGTCCGCGTCGACCCATCGGGCGGCGACCTGACCCGGAACATCTACGTACGCCCGTATGTGTCGTTCTCCAAGCTCGACATCGTGGGCGTGGTGGTCCAGGCGCCCCGCACCGATCCGCGTGACTCGGTCCTGCCGCCGAAGCCCAAGGCGAAGCCCACGCCGACGGTCACCGTCACGGTGACACCATCGGCCGGAGCGGACGGCCTGGCCGACGCCGACGGCGCGGACGCCGCCGATGACGGACCCGGTACGGATCCCGCCCAGAACACCGCCGCGCGCAGAGACCCGGCCGAACCGGGCGACGCCACCGCAAGCTCCGGCCCCGACGCCGGCACGGACGACGAGTAG
- a CDS encoding rod shape-determining protein → MSFIGRDMAVDLGTANTLVYVRGRGIVLNEPSVVAINTNTGGILAVGSEAKKMIGRTPGNIVAVRPLKDGVIADFEITERMLRYFILKIHKRRWAARPRIVVCVPSGITGVERRAVIEASTQAGARQVHIIEEPMAAAIGAGLPVHEATGNMVVDIGGGTTEVAVISLGGIVTAQSIRVAGDELDNAIIQHVKKEYSLLLGERTAESIKITIGSAFDLAADEHTEIRGRDLVSGLPKTVVISAAEVRKAIEEPVNAIVDAVKTTLDKCPPELSGDVMDRGIVLTGGGALLRGLDERLRHETGMPIHIAEDPLDSVALGSGKCVEEFEALQQVLDAQPRR, encoded by the coding sequence ATGTCGTTCATCGGCCGTGACATGGCTGTCGACCTCGGGACCGCCAACACGCTGGTGTACGTGAGGGGTCGCGGCATCGTCCTCAACGAGCCGTCCGTCGTCGCCATCAACACCAACACCGGCGGCATCCTCGCGGTGGGCTCCGAAGCCAAGAAGATGATCGGCCGTACGCCCGGGAACATCGTGGCCGTGCGCCCGCTGAAGGACGGTGTGATCGCCGACTTCGAGATCACCGAGCGTATGCTGCGCTACTTCATCCTGAAGATCCACAAGCGCCGGTGGGCGGCTCGCCCCAGGATCGTGGTCTGTGTGCCGTCCGGCATCACCGGTGTGGAGCGCCGGGCGGTCATCGAGGCGTCGACCCAGGCCGGCGCCCGTCAGGTGCACATCATCGAGGAGCCGATGGCCGCCGCGATCGGCGCCGGACTCCCGGTCCACGAAGCCACCGGCAACATGGTCGTGGACATCGGCGGCGGCACTACCGAGGTGGCTGTGATCTCCCTCGGCGGCATCGTCACGGCGCAGTCCATCCGTGTCGCGGGCGATGAACTCGACAACGCGATCATCCAGCACGTGAAGAAGGAGTACAGCCTCCTGCTCGGCGAGCGGACAGCGGAGAGCATCAAGATCACCATCGGCTCCGCCTTCGACCTCGCGGCGGACGAGCACACCGAGATCCGCGGCCGGGACCTGGTCTCCGGACTGCCCAAGACGGTGGTCATCTCCGCCGCCGAGGTGCGCAAGGCCATCGAGGAGCCGGTCAACGCGATCGTGGACGCGGTGAAGACCACGCTCGACAAGTGCCCGCCGGAGCTCTCCGGGGACGTCATGGACCGGGGCATCGTGCTCACCGGTGGCGGTGCCCTGCTCCGCGGACTCGACGAGAGACTGCGCCATGAGACCGGTATGCCGATCCACATCGCCGAGGACCCGCTGGACTCGGTTGCGCTCGGTTCGGGCAAGTGCGTCGAGGAGTTCGAGGCGCTCCAGCAGGTGCTCGACGCGCAGCCGCGCCGGTAA
- the ndk gene encoding nucleoside-diphosphate kinase, protein MSQRTLVLLKPDAVRRGLIGEIISRIERKAGWQITALELRELDQDTLEQHYGEHKGKPFYEPLVAFMSSGAVVALVVEGERVIEGVRALAGPTDPIAAAPGSIRGDYGTIVRENLIHASDSEESAERELKIFFPGLS, encoded by the coding sequence GTGAGCCAGCGCACGCTCGTCCTGCTGAAGCCCGACGCCGTACGCCGCGGCCTGATCGGCGAGATCATCAGCCGTATCGAGCGGAAGGCGGGCTGGCAGATCACCGCGCTGGAGCTGCGTGAGCTGGACCAGGACACCCTGGAGCAGCACTACGGCGAGCACAAGGGCAAGCCCTTCTACGAGCCGCTGGTCGCCTTCATGTCCTCCGGCGCCGTCGTCGCCCTGGTGGTCGAGGGCGAGCGGGTCATCGAGGGCGTGCGCGCGCTGGCCGGACCGACCGACCCGATCGCCGCCGCGCCGGGCTCCATCAGGGGCGACTACGGCACGATCGTCCGGGAGAACCTCATCCACGCCTCGGACTCCGAGGAGTCGGCCGAGCGGGAGCTGAAGATCTTCTTCCCGGGTCTTTCCTGA
- a CDS encoding DUF4233 domain-containing protein: protein MRTLCASTLIGEFFVIGFAGLVAMKNPDLSMAAVWTVCGIAMLLSVLLCGMITRPGGVQLGWALQIGLIASGFVVPMMFILGAVFAGLWWASVHYGRKVDEAKARFAQQGAAGAAAPGSEA from the coding sequence TTGCGTACGCTCTGCGCGTCCACTCTGATCGGTGAATTCTTCGTCATCGGCTTTGCCGGCCTTGTCGCCATGAAGAATCCCGATCTGTCGATGGCCGCGGTCTGGACCGTGTGCGGGATCGCGATGCTGCTGTCCGTGCTGCTGTGCGGAATGATCACCCGCCCCGGTGGGGTGCAGCTCGGCTGGGCCCTTCAGATCGGACTGATCGCCAGCGGCTTCGTGGTGCCGATGATGTTCATTCTGGGCGCGGTGTTCGCGGGCCTGTGGTGGGCTTCCGTCCACTACGGGCGCAAGGTGGACGAGGCGAAAGCCCGGTTCGCGCAGCAGGGGGCGGCGGGAGCCGCCGCCCCCGGATCCGAGGCCTGA
- a CDS encoding folylpolyglutamate synthase/dihydrofolate synthase family protein — MSEQQPRPFDAPDAFDEIVDAETDRDPDLAVIEAGSRTLRTQAGPPRGDQVPARPADPEVDKTLREIEQELASRWGETKLEPSVSRITALMDLLGEPQHAYPSIHITGTNGKTSTARMIEALLGAFELRTGRYTSPHVQSITERISLDGVPMDAERFIATYRDIKPYVDMVDSSQDYRLSFFEVLTGMGYAAFADAPVDVAVVEVGMGGGWDATNVIDGSVAVITPISLDHTDRLGGTPAEIAAEKAGIIKQGATVILAQQSVDAAQVMLKKAVEVDATVAREGMEFGVVSREVAVGGQLVTLRGLGGEYEEIFLPLYGAHQAHNASVALAAVEAFFGIGDQHARTLDMDTVRTAFASVTSPGRLEVVRRSPTVILDAAHNPAGARVSADGVTEAFGFSRLIGVVGASDDKDVKAVLEAFEPVFTEIVVTQNSSHRAMDADMLAAIAVEVFGDERVVVEPRLDDALEAAITLAEEEAEYSGAGVLVTGSVITVGEARLLLGKG, encoded by the coding sequence GTGAGTGAGCAGCAGCCGCGCCCCTTCGATGCCCCCGACGCGTTCGACGAGATCGTCGACGCCGAAACCGACCGTGACCCGGACCTGGCGGTGATCGAGGCCGGCAGCCGTACACTGCGTACCCAGGCCGGACCGCCCCGCGGCGACCAGGTGCCCGCGCGCCCCGCCGACCCCGAGGTGGACAAGACTCTGCGCGAGATCGAGCAGGAGCTCGCGAGCCGCTGGGGCGAGACCAAGCTGGAGCCGTCCGTCAGCCGGATCACGGCACTGATGGACCTGCTCGGCGAGCCGCAGCACGCGTACCCCTCGATCCACATCACCGGCACCAACGGCAAGACCTCGACGGCCCGCATGATCGAGGCGCTGCTCGGAGCCTTCGAGCTGCGCACCGGGCGCTACACATCCCCGCACGTCCAGTCGATCACCGAGCGGATCAGTCTGGACGGAGTGCCGATGGACGCCGAGCGCTTCATCGCGACCTACCGGGACATCAAGCCGTACGTCGACATGGTGGACTCCTCCCAGGACTACCGGCTCTCCTTCTTCGAGGTGCTGACCGGCATGGGCTACGCGGCCTTCGCCGACGCTCCCGTGGATGTGGCCGTGGTCGAGGTCGGCATGGGCGGCGGCTGGGACGCGACCAATGTCATCGACGGGTCGGTGGCCGTGATCACCCCCATCTCCCTGGACCACACCGACCGGCTCGGCGGCACTCCCGCCGAGATCGCCGCCGAGAAGGCCGGGATCATCAAGCAGGGCGCGACGGTCATCCTGGCCCAGCAGTCGGTGGATGCCGCGCAGGTCATGCTCAAGAAGGCCGTCGAGGTCGACGCCACGGTCGCCCGTGAGGGTATGGAGTTCGGCGTGGTCTCCCGCGAGGTCGCGGTGGGCGGGCAGTTGGTGACGCTGCGCGGTCTCGGCGGCGAGTACGAGGAGATCTTCCTGCCGCTGTACGGCGCCCACCAAGCACACAACGCCTCGGTGGCGCTGGCCGCCGTCGAGGCGTTCTTCGGCATCGGCGACCAGCACGCCCGCACGCTCGACATGGACACCGTGCGCACCGCTTTCGCCTCGGTCACCTCGCCCGGTCGACTGGAGGTGGTGCGTCGCAGCCCCACCGTGATCCTGGACGCCGCGCACAACCCGGCGGGCGCGCGGGTGAGCGCCGACGGCGTCACCGAGGCGTTCGGCTTCTCCCGGCTCATCGGTGTGGTCGGCGCGAGCGACGACAAGGACGTGAAGGCGGTGCTCGAAGCCTTCGAGCCGGTCTTCACGGAGATCGTCGTCACCCAGAACTCCAGCCATCGCGCCATGGACGCCGACATGCTGGCCGCGATCGCCGTCGAGGTGTTCGGCGACGAGCGCGTCGTCGTCGAACCGCGGCTCGACGACGCTCTGGAGGCGGCGATCACGCTCGCCGAGGAGGAGGCGGAGTATTCGGGTGCCGGCGTCCTGGTGACCGGTTCCGTGATCACGGTCGGCGAGGCCCGGCTGCTGCTCGGGAAGGGGTGA
- a CDS encoding valine--tRNA ligase, producing MTDNTHHQPASNPELPTQYAPAEVEGKLYERWVERGYFEADAKSDKPPYTIVIPPPNVTGSLHLGHAFEHTLIDALTRRKRMQGYETLWQPGMDHAGIATQNVVERELAKEGKSRHDLGREAFIERVWQWKGESGGQISGQMKRLGDGVAWSRERFTMDEGLSQAVQTIFKRLYDDELIYRAERIINWCPRCLTAISDIEVEYQDDDGELVSIRYGEGEEAIVVATTRAETMLGDTAVAVHPEDERYKHLVGREIELPLTGRRIPVVADTHVDPEFGTGAVKVTPAHDPNDFEIGQRHGLPNLAVMDERAVITAHGPFQGLDRLEARSAIVAALRAEGRIVAEKRPYVHSVGHCSRCKTTIEPRLSMQWWVKVGPLAKAAGDAVRDGKVKIHPQEMEKRYFDWVDNLHDWCISRQLWWGHRIPVWYGPDGEIVCVGPDEQPPSGDGWTQETDVLDTWFSSGLWPFSTLGWPERTESLAKFYPNSVLVTGYDILFFWVARMMMFGLYAMDGTPPFHTIALHGMVRDQFGKKMSKSFGNAVNPLDWMDKYGSDALRFTLARGANPGVDVPIGEDWVQGSRNFANKIWNATRFALMNGATVEGPLPAPERMSSTDRWILSRLNTVVAEVDALYEDYQFAKLSDALFHFAWDEVFDWYVELSKTTFQAGGEAAEVSKRILGEVLDVTLKLLHPIVPFVTETLWTTLTGGESVVVADWPVDSGFRDRAAEREIESLQSVITEVRRFRADQGLQPGQRVPARLSLDGTALVPHEAAIRQLLRLQPEGEDFTATATLPVAGAEVALDLSGTIDVAAERKRLAKDLAAAQKERQQAEAKLGNEAFLAKAPDNVVEKIRTRLAKADEDIARIESQLAKLPQG from the coding sequence GTGACCGACAACACTCATCACCAGCCAGCCAGCAACCCCGAACTGCCGACCCAGTACGCGCCGGCCGAGGTGGAGGGGAAGCTGTACGAGCGCTGGGTAGAGCGCGGTTACTTCGAAGCCGACGCGAAGAGCGACAAGCCCCCGTACACGATCGTCATCCCGCCGCCGAACGTCACCGGCAGCCTGCACCTGGGCCACGCCTTCGAGCACACGCTGATCGACGCACTCACCCGCCGCAAGCGGATGCAGGGCTACGAGACGCTGTGGCAGCCGGGTATGGACCACGCCGGTATCGCCACCCAGAACGTGGTCGAGCGCGAGCTGGCCAAGGAGGGCAAGTCCCGCCACGACCTCGGCCGTGAGGCGTTCATCGAGCGTGTCTGGCAGTGGAAGGGCGAGTCGGGCGGCCAGATCTCCGGGCAGATGAAGCGCCTCGGTGACGGCGTCGCATGGTCCCGTGAGCGCTTCACCATGGACGAGGGCCTGTCCCAGGCCGTCCAGACCATCTTCAAGAGGCTCTACGACGACGAGCTGATCTACCGCGCCGAGCGCATCATCAACTGGTGCCCGCGCTGTCTGACCGCCATCTCGGACATCGAGGTCGAGTACCAGGACGACGACGGCGAGCTGGTCTCCATCCGCTACGGCGAGGGCGAGGAAGCGATCGTCGTCGCCACCACCCGCGCCGAGACGATGCTCGGTGACACGGCCGTCGCCGTCCACCCGGAGGACGAGCGCTACAAGCACCTCGTCGGCCGGGAGATCGAGCTGCCGCTCACCGGCCGCCGTATCCCCGTCGTCGCCGACACCCATGTCGACCCGGAGTTCGGAACCGGCGCGGTCAAGGTGACGCCCGCGCACGACCCGAACGACTTCGAGATCGGCCAGCGGCACGGGCTGCCGAACCTCGCCGTCATGGACGAGCGCGCGGTCATCACCGCCCACGGCCCCTTCCAGGGCCTGGACCGCCTCGAAGCCCGCTCCGCCATCGTCGCCGCCCTGCGCGCCGAGGGCCGGATCGTCGCCGAGAAGCGCCCTTACGTCCACTCCGTCGGCCACTGCTCCCGCTGCAAGACCACCATCGAGCCGCGGCTGTCCATGCAGTGGTGGGTCAAGGTCGGCCCGCTGGCGAAGGCCGCCGGCGACGCGGTCCGCGACGGCAAGGTCAAGATCCACCCGCAGGAGATGGAGAAGCGGTACTTCGACTGGGTCGACAACCTCCACGACTGGTGCATCTCGCGCCAGCTCTGGTGGGGCCACCGCATCCCGGTCTGGTACGGCCCGGACGGCGAGATCGTGTGCGTCGGACCCGACGAGCAGCCCCCGTCCGGCGACGGCTGGACCCAGGAGACCGATGTCCTGGACACCTGGTTCTCCTCCGGCCTGTGGCCGTTCTCCACGCTCGGCTGGCCCGAGCGGACCGAGAGCCTCGCGAAGTTCTACCCGAACTCCGTCCTGGTCACCGGCTACGACATCCTCTTCTTCTGGGTCGCCCGGATGATGATGTTCGGCCTGTACGCGATGGACGGCACCCCGCCGTTCCACACCATCGCCCTGCACGGCATGGTCCGCGACCAGTTCGGCAAGAAGATGTCCAAGTCCTTCGGCAACGCGGTCAACCCGCTGGACTGGATGGACAAGTACGGCTCCGACGCACTGCGCTTCACGCTGGCGCGTGGCGCCAACCCGGGCGTCGACGTCCCGATCGGCGAGGACTGGGTCCAGGGCTCGCGCAACTTCGCCAACAAGATCTGGAACGCCACCCGCTTCGCGCTGATGAACGGTGCCACGGTCGAGGGCCCGCTGCCCGCGCCCGAGCGGATGTCGTCCACCGACCGCTGGATCCTGTCGCGGCTGAACACGGTGGTCGCCGAGGTGGACGCGCTCTACGAGGACTACCAGTTCGCCAAGCTGTCCGACGCGCTGTTCCACTTCGCGTGGGACGAGGTCTTCGACTGGTACGTGGAGCTGTCCAAGACCACGTTCCAGGCGGGCGGCGAGGCTGCCGAGGTCTCCAAGCGGATCCTCGGCGAGGTCCTCGATGTCACCCTCAAGCTGCTGCACCCGATCGTTCCGTTCGTCACCGAGACCCTCTGGACCACTCTCACGGGTGGTGAGTCGGTCGTCGTCGCCGACTGGCCGGTCGACAGCGGCTTCCGCGACCGGGCGGCCGAGCGCGAGATCGAGTCCCTTCAGTCCGTCATCACCGAGGTCCGCCGCTTCCGCGCCGACCAGGGCCTCCAGCCCGGCCAGCGGGTCCCCGCCCGGCTGAGCCTGGACGGCACCGCGCTGGTCCCGCACGAGGCCGCCATCCGGCAGCTGCTGCGGCTCCAGCCGGAAGGCGAGGACTTCACCGCGACGGCCACCCTGCCGGTCGCGGGCGCCGAGGTGGCACTGGACCTGTCCGGCACCATCGACGTGGCGGCGGAGCGCAAGCGCCTCGCCAAGGACCTCGCGGCGGCGCAGAAGGAGCGCCAGCAGGCGGAGGCGAAGCTCGGCAACGAGGCGTTCCTGGCCAAGGCCCCCGACAACGTGGTGGAGAAGATCCGTACTCGGCTCGCCAAGGCGGACGAGGACATCGCACGGATCGAGAGCCAGCTCGCGAAGCTGCCGCAGGGCTGA